Proteins encoded in a region of the Loxodonta africana isolate mLoxAfr1 chromosome 22, mLoxAfr1.hap2, whole genome shotgun sequence genome:
- the CCK gene encoding cholecystokinin has translation MNNGVRLCVLMAVLAAGALVQPAPPADPAGPGVQRAEEAPRRPLRAVQRVDGEPRAHLGALLARYIQQARKVPSGRMSIIKNLQGLDPSHRISDRDYMGWMDFGRRSAEEYEYPS, from the exons ATGAATAACGGCGTGCGCCTGTGCGTGCTGATGGCTGTACTGGCGGCGGGCGCCCTGGTGCAGCCCGCGCCCCCGGCTGATCCCGCTGGCCCCGGGGTGCAGCGAGCAGAGGAGGCGCCCCGGAGGCCGCTGAGGGCAGTTCAGAGGGTGGACGGCGAGCCCCGAGCGCACCTGGGAGCGCTGCTGGCCAGATATATCCAGCAGGCCCGGAAAG TTCCTTCTGGCCGGATGTCTATCATTAAGAACCTGCAGGGCCTGGACCCCAGCCACAGGATAAGCGACCGGGACTATATGGGCTGGATGGATTTTGGCCGCCGTAGTGCCGAGGAGTATGAGTACCCCTCCTAG